A single genomic interval of Dysidea avara chromosome 8, odDysAvar1.4, whole genome shotgun sequence harbors:
- the LOC136264052 gene encoding uncharacterized protein, with protein MEGRPYLGAAIGSDSYVNSFVVEKVKGWSAEVKRLSRFAESQPHAAYCAFTHGLSSRWLFVFRTVPCVCDAFQPLEDMIRQVFIPTLTGCSPPSDSSQLLFALPARWGGLGIFVPTRRCVSELAASRDVTEPLSQCILNHDLSFVEAVASQQARKALLRKAKSEHCSTQFAELYQQLGPSLRRAMDLATVRGASSWLTTLPLSEHGFTLHRSAFQDALALRYGWSPLRPPSLCACGTSFSVEHALSCPKGGLPSLRHNEIRVLTATLLTEVCSQVCVEPELQPVQHSDEFPLATSNTQDSARLDVAVNGFWGGRSERCFIDVRVFNPFAPSNSSSSLSSTFRKHEKIKHRAYGQRVREVEHATFTPIVLAATGGLAHEATVFYKRLASLLAKKWGDDYSVVLGWLRCSLSFSFLHSAIQCIRGARSSIGVYTRTPQSVDLVTVESHLSA; from the coding sequence ATGGAGGGCCGCCCTTATTTGGGGGCTGCTATTGGGTCTGATAGTTATGTGAATAGTTTTGTTGTTGAGAAGGTTAAGGGCTGGTCTGCAGAGGTTAAGAGGTTATCAAGATTTGCGGAGAGTCAGCCCCATGCTGCATACTGTGCCTTCACCCATGGTCTATCCAGTCGTTGGCTGTttgtttttcgaacagttcctTGTGTGTGTGATGCTTTTCAGCCACTGGAAGATATGATTCGCCAAGTATTTATTCCTACTTTAACTGGCTGTTCACCGCCCAGTGATAGTTCACAGCTCCTGTTTGCCCTTCCTGCTCGGTGGGGAGGCCTGGGTATTTTTGTCCCCACAAGAAGATGTGTTAGTGAGTTGGCTGCATCTCGTGATGTCACGGAACCTCTTAGCCAATGTATATTGAATCATGATTTGAGTTTTGTTGAGGCTGTTGCCTCTCAGCAGGCCAGAAAGGCCCTTTTAAGGAAAGCCAAATCTGAACACTGTTCTACACAATTTGCTGAGCTATACCAACAGCTTGGGCCTTCCTTGAGGCGTGCGATGGACTTGGCTACTGTTAGAGGTGCTTCAAGCTGGCTCACCACCTTACCCTTGAGTGAGCATGGTTTCACTCTCCATAGATCTGCTTTCCAGGATGCTTTGGCTTTGAGGTATGGTTGGTCCCCACTTCGTCCTCCTTCCCTTTGTGCTTGCGGAACCTCCTTTTCTGTTGAGCATGCTTTGTCCTGTCCCAAAGGGGGTTTACCTTCCTTACGTCATAACGAGATTAGGGTCCTTACTGCTACCCTTCTTACTGAGGTTTGCTCCCAGGTGTGTGTGGAGCCAGAGTTACAGCCGGTTCAGCATTCTGATGAGTTCCCTCTTGCCACCTCTAATACTCAGGATTCGGCTCGCTTGGATGTTGCTGTAAACGGCTTCTGGGGTGGTCGTTCGGAGAGATGTTTCATTGATGTCCGTGTTTTTAACCCTTTTGCTCCTTCTAATAGTTCCTCCTCTCTGTCGTCCACCTTTAGGAAGCATGAAAAGATTAAGCATCGTGCTTATGGTCAGCGGGTTCGAGAAGTGGAGCATGCCACTTTCACTCCAATTGTTTTGGCTGCCACTGGTGGTTTAGCCCATGAGGCTACTGTTTTTTATAAGCGACTTGCTTCTCTTCTGGCCAAAAAGTGGGGAGATGATTATTCTGTGGTTCTGGGTTGGCTGCGTTGTTCCCTGAGCTTTTCGTTTTTGCACTCGGCAATTCAGTGTATTCGTGGGGCACGGTCTTCCATTGGTGTTTACACCAGGACTCCACAGTCAGTGGACTTAGTGACTGTGGAATCCCATTTGTCtgcttaa